The Dreissena polymorpha isolate Duluth1 chromosome 10, UMN_Dpol_1.0, whole genome shotgun sequence genome includes a region encoding these proteins:
- the LOC127848709 gene encoding low affinity immunoglobulin epsilon Fc receptor-like isoform X1 codes for MSPLDADSRLGYNMYAYILLFSAVQCLDTRSMTFVQIEAEQSVMNRFIDKRLVFSTTNAGGHQGSQGLSSQREALNCARKCTENSSCNGFDIVASMSGNSPCTFFEFPNLPDQSLKVVLDQILKAHMCEPDWWSFHDKCYTFEMKKETWSNAEEICLQKGGHLVSINSDRENDFITALTMIHHQKGTVWIGGHHNGGNRSWTSGEPWAFEKFYPTEPGTDGACFSLYANTYMWFDESCSDMQAFVCEK; via the exons aTGTCGCCGTTGGATGCTGACAGTCGGCTTGGGTACAATATGTATgcgtatatattgttattttcagcCGTGCAATGTCTGGACACGCGATCCATGACGTTTGTTCAGATAGAGGCTGAACAGAGTGTGATGAATAGATTCATAGACAAACGTTTAGTGTTTTCTACAACAAATGCCGGCGGTCACCAGGGTTCGCAGGGTTTGTCAAGTCAGAGAGAAGCACTTAACTGCGCGAGGAAATGCACAGAGAACAGCTCGTGTAATGGATTCGATATTGTTGCGAGTATGTCCGGAAATTCACCATGCACATTTTTCGAGTTCCCGAACTTGCCCGATCAGAGTTTGAAAGTCGTTCTGGATCAAATTCTG AAAGCACATATGTGTGAACCTGATTGGTGGTCCTTTCACGACAAATGCTACACCTTTGAAATGAAGAAAGAAACATGGTCTAACGCAGAAGAGATTTGTCTGCAAAAAGGCGGGCATCTAGTCAGCATCAACAGCGACCGCGAAAACGACTTCATAACGGCCTTAACGATGATACATCATCAGAAAGGAACTGTGTGGATAGGAGGTCATCACAACGGCGGAAATCGCAGCTGGACTTCCGGTGAGCCCTGGGCGTTCGAGAAGTTCTACCCTACCGAACCCGGCACGGATGGGGCGTGCTTCTCGCTGTATGCGAACACGTACATGTGGTTTGACGAATCCTGCTCCGATATGCAAGCTTTTGTCTGTGAGAAATGA
- the LOC127848709 gene encoding snaclec botrocetin subunit beta-like isoform X2: MAPIPAQAVQCLDTRSMTFVQIEAEQSVMNRFIDKRLVFSTTNAGGHQGSQGLSSQREALNCARKCTENSSCNGFDIVASMSGNSPCTFFEFPNLPDQSLKVVLDQILKAHMCEPDWWSFHDKCYTFEMKKETWSNAEEICLQKGGHLVSINSDRENDFITALTMIHHQKGTVWIGGHHNGGNRSWTSGEPWAFEKFYPTEPGTDGACFSLYANTYMWFDESCSDMQAFVCEK, from the exons cCGTGCAATGTCTGGACACGCGATCCATGACGTTTGTTCAGATAGAGGCTGAACAGAGTGTGATGAATAGATTCATAGACAAACGTTTAGTGTTTTCTACAACAAATGCCGGCGGTCACCAGGGTTCGCAGGGTTTGTCAAGTCAGAGAGAAGCACTTAACTGCGCGAGGAAATGCACAGAGAACAGCTCGTGTAATGGATTCGATATTGTTGCGAGTATGTCCGGAAATTCACCATGCACATTTTTCGAGTTCCCGAACTTGCCCGATCAGAGTTTGAAAGTCGTTCTGGATCAAATTCTG AAAGCACATATGTGTGAACCTGATTGGTGGTCCTTTCACGACAAATGCTACACCTTTGAAATGAAGAAAGAAACATGGTCTAACGCAGAAGAGATTTGTCTGCAAAAAGGCGGGCATCTAGTCAGCATCAACAGCGACCGCGAAAACGACTTCATAACGGCCTTAACGATGATACATCATCAGAAAGGAACTGTGTGGATAGGAGGTCATCACAACGGCGGAAATCGCAGCTGGACTTCCGGTGAGCCCTGGGCGTTCGAGAAGTTCTACCCTACCGAACCCGGCACGGATGGGGCGTGCTTCTCGCTGTATGCGAACACGTACATGTGGTTTGACGAATCCTGCTCCGATATGCAAGCTTTTGTCTGTGAGAAATGA
- the LOC127848716 gene encoding cornifelin-like gives MLNNCDETEMDRLELPPVDVSPRGVVTRQPSSARGSRSSVGPFTPRERSRLTLKTAARGHRDWTTGLSDCNREHAFTKLYTCLCPCLRLWDLLERLGESGAAALIPCAWPLIRVKVRGLGGIQGTMLGDCCACVFCTGCSICQTSREIDQMIVQPEQYIRPLQ, from the exons ATGTTGAATAACTGCGATGAGACAGAGATGGACAGATTAGAGTTACCTCCCGTTGATGTATCACCGCGCGGTGTGGTAACTAGGCAACCGTCGAGCGCGCGTGGGTCAAGGTCGAGCGTTGGTCCGTTTACACCACGTGAAAGGTCAAGACTGACACTGAAGACGGCCGCAAGGGGTCACAGAGATTGGACCACAGGACTATCTGATTGCAATCGGGAACATGCTTttacaa AACTATACACGTGTCTGTGTCCTTGTCTGAGGCTATGGGACCTTCTGGAGCGGCTTGGGGAGTCAGGGGCCGCCGCCCTCATCCCTTGTGCATGGCCCCTTATCAGGGTAAAGGTCAGGGGCCTTGGCGGGATACAG GGAACCATGCTCGGTGACTGCTGCGCATGCGTGTTCTGTACCGGATGTAGCATATGTCAAACGTCCCGTGAAATAGATCAAATGATCGTTCAACCGGAACAATATATACGACCTCTCCAGTAA